From the Polyangiaceae bacterium genome, one window contains:
- a CDS encoding LamG domain-containing protein, translating into MGWIRWVIVSCCALGLGVGACGSDTAEERGKLASIGEGCSINSDCANPYVCAFGRCHEQCDDSRDCTPPALCVKGDAGLGICQLPDEVDCSNGKACAGKQVCSVQAVCRDFCTGASDCLSTQICVGTYCEDTTGSGGAGGSGGAATGGTSGSGGIGGTGAASAGGSDGGPGGAGGSGGSGGLDASVGGSGGADASVGGSAGDASVGGSGGSGGTGGSTTLPKPVAYWPMDDVGGAMIDGVADLDGAFVGPPTSDATGQVGKALVFNTSGSGQYAVVASEAALDTFTAVSVSVWIKPSIVLNASAGTRTIASRPGAFTLRYNAGKLEYLVVDGANKTTTLAVTQTFNAGTWYHVVGAYDVANGNTMRLFVDKLEVASQAGPGSIGVPTQPLYVGSTNASAHYFVGAIDELSFFKQGLTQSDVDALHAAGAAQQSVLSCVSCVKPAAHWAMDDNPDPTVVDVAGVSVGVNAEGSVPAPGKVGTAVRFVDAKDHLEIPNTPALNPSVFTLAMWVQPTGVLSSSDTALVPFFDKVQSGTGYALFTGASQGFRLQVGGTVAKQLGVTFPAGSWHHLAGTFDGSNLRLYIDGSMAVQLALGTPYTPFTGEAWIGGDGGPLSGAFYGTVDEVVLYDAALSDAQVTELHALGLAGIALPK; encoded by the coding sequence ATGGGCTGGATTCGGTGGGTCATTGTCTCGTGCTGTGCGCTGGGACTGGGGGTCGGGGCGTGCGGTTCCGACACAGCAGAAGAGCGCGGCAAGCTGGCCTCCATTGGAGAGGGCTGCAGCATCAACTCGGACTGCGCCAATCCCTACGTGTGCGCCTTCGGTCGCTGCCACGAGCAGTGCGATGACAGTCGTGACTGCACTCCGCCCGCGCTGTGCGTGAAGGGCGACGCTGGCCTGGGTATCTGCCAGCTCCCCGACGAAGTCGACTGCAGCAATGGCAAGGCCTGCGCTGGAAAGCAGGTGTGCAGCGTGCAGGCGGTGTGTCGCGACTTCTGCACGGGTGCCTCGGACTGTCTCTCGACTCAGATATGCGTCGGAACCTATTGCGAGGACACGACGGGTAGCGGTGGTGCCGGTGGCAGTGGGGGTGCTGCCACGGGGGGGACATCCGGCAGCGGGGGTATTGGCGGCACGGGCGCCGCTAGCGCTGGTGGCAGCGACGGCGGCCCTGGGGGCGCCGGCGGTTCTGGAGGTTCTGGCGGGCTGGACGCCAGCGTCGGAGGTAGCGGGGGAGCTGACGCATCGGTCGGCGGCAGCGCGGGGGACGCATCGGTCGGTGGCAGTGGGGGCTCGGGCGGTACGGGCGGCAGCACCACGCTTCCCAAGCCCGTCGCCTATTGGCCCATGGACGACGTTGGCGGCGCGATGATCGATGGCGTTGCCGATCTCGACGGAGCTTTCGTCGGTCCTCCGACGAGCGACGCCACGGGACAGGTTGGCAAGGCGTTGGTGTTCAATACCTCGGGCTCCGGTCAGTACGCCGTGGTTGCGTCCGAAGCAGCGCTGGATACCTTCACTGCCGTTTCTGTGTCCGTTTGGATCAAGCCGTCCATCGTGCTCAATGCGAGTGCAGGCACTCGGACGATTGCGTCGCGACCCGGGGCCTTCACCCTGCGCTACAACGCTGGCAAGCTCGAATACCTCGTCGTGGACGGCGCCAACAAGACCACGACGCTCGCGGTGACGCAGACCTTCAACGCCGGGACCTGGTATCACGTCGTGGGCGCGTACGACGTCGCCAATGGCAACACGATGCGTCTATTCGTCGACAAGCTGGAGGTGGCCTCCCAGGCCGGTCCCGGGTCGATCGGCGTCCCTACTCAACCACTCTACGTGGGGTCCACGAACGCCAGCGCCCACTACTTCGTTGGCGCCATCGACGAACTCTCTTTCTTCAAGCAGGGCCTGACGCAGAGCGACGTGGATGCGCTCCATGCGGCGGGTGCGGCGCAGCAGAGCGTTCTGAGTTGTGTGAGTTGCGTGAAGCCGGCCGCCCACTGGGCCATGGATGACAATCCGGACCCGACGGTCGTCGACGTTGCGGGAGTCAGTGTAGGCGTGAATGCTGAAGGCTCCGTGCCAGCGCCTGGCAAGGTGGGCACGGCGGTTCGCTTCGTCGATGCGAAGGACCATTTGGAGATCCCCAACACGCCAGCACTCAATCCCTCCGTCTTCACGCTCGCGATGTGGGTGCAGCCAACGGGCGTCTTGAGCTCGTCGGATACCGCGCTCGTCCCCTTCTTCGACAAGGTTCAAAGTGGCACCGGCTACGCACTCTTCACCGGGGCGTCGCAGGGATTCCGCCTTCAGGTCGGCGGGACGGTGGCCAAGCAGCTTGGTGTCACGTTTCCGGCCGGCTCATGGCACCACTTGGCGGGGACCTTCGACGGCAGCAACTTACGTCTGTACATCGACGGCTCCATGGCGGTGCAACTCGCCCTCGGCACGCCGTACACTCCGTTCACTGGGGAGGCTTGGATCGGCGGTGATGGCGGACCCCTCAGCGGCGCGTTCTACGGGACTGTGGACGAAGTCGTGCTGTACGATGCGGCACTTTCCGACGCTCAAGTAACGGAGTTGCATGCCCTGGGACTCGCTGGCATCGCGTTGCCCAAGTGA
- a CDS encoding family 1 glycosylhydrolase, translating to MASRRQFFGQVGAAAGAVLLDGCGIDEPLLSAAPRPEFYLGVGIENTWMVQADPEKDGSRRVLDEYALTGHDAQWRDDLLLVAGLGANCVRYSLPWPRVEVAPRVYEFGALRRRLEYLASLGLVPILDLIHYGTPAWMQDGIADPRFVDALGDYARATAEHLGDVVTHFTPYNEPQVAAVLCGATGTWPPYASSPTAYAELGVRIARAMITCSRGLRSALPHATLVSADPVNWQLADAFFPDLAETDPSSEALRAAVGSFPACLAYGKVPLQHPLAKLLTDLSVPAADLAWLEENGERPDIFGYNHYPDIVDYSHGPDFTLGGSIPLAQAARAASARVELGLRRAQAYFGGRIYLSETSAGLSAEARAAYATALGELVEGLRGSGFPIVGLNWWPLVQAVQWEYRDMVAEPVSEFFTPGGWNNALYDVVARPDGSLARVANPAATAFRNLAALLRR from the coding sequence GTGGCGAGTCGGCGGCAGTTCTTCGGCCAAGTGGGCGCGGCCGCTGGAGCAGTGTTGCTCGACGGTTGCGGCATCGACGAACCCCTCCTTTCTGCCGCTCCGCGCCCAGAGTTCTACCTGGGCGTTGGCATCGAGAACACCTGGATGGTCCAGGCCGATCCGGAGAAGGACGGAAGCCGCCGCGTCCTGGACGAATACGCCCTGACGGGGCACGACGCCCAGTGGCGCGACGACCTGCTGTTGGTGGCGGGGTTGGGCGCCAATTGCGTGCGCTACAGCTTACCGTGGCCGCGCGTCGAGGTCGCGCCGCGCGTCTACGAGTTTGGCGCGTTGAGGCGACGCCTGGAGTACCTCGCCTCCCTGGGCCTCGTTCCGATCCTAGACCTGATCCACTACGGGACTCCGGCATGGATGCAGGACGGCATCGCTGATCCCCGCTTCGTAGACGCTCTGGGAGACTATGCGCGGGCCACGGCTGAGCACCTGGGCGACGTGGTGACGCATTTCACTCCGTACAACGAACCGCAAGTTGCCGCAGTGTTGTGTGGGGCTACAGGCACCTGGCCACCGTACGCGAGCAGCCCCACCGCGTATGCGGAGCTTGGCGTGCGCATCGCGCGCGCCATGATTACCTGCTCGCGCGGACTCCGCAGCGCGCTGCCTCACGCCACTCTCGTTTCCGCCGACCCAGTCAACTGGCAATTGGCGGACGCATTCTTTCCGGACCTCGCTGAGACCGACCCGTCCAGCGAAGCCCTGCGTGCTGCGGTGGGCAGCTTTCCTGCATGTCTAGCGTACGGAAAGGTGCCGCTGCAGCATCCGCTGGCAAAGCTGCTGACGGACCTGAGCGTGCCCGCTGCGGATCTCGCATGGCTCGAAGAGAACGGCGAGCGTCCGGACATCTTCGGCTACAACCACTATCCGGACATCGTCGACTACTCCCACGGCCCCGACTTCACACTGGGAGGTTCAATCCCGCTAGCCCAAGCAGCTCGAGCCGCCAGCGCGCGCGTGGAGCTGGGCCTTCGCCGCGCGCAGGCCTACTTCGGAGGCCGCATCTACTTGTCCGAAACGAGCGCCGGGCTCAGCGCCGAAGCTCGCGCTGCCTATGCCACCGCCCTGGGCGAACTCGTCGAGGGATTGCGCGGCAGCGGCTTTCCAATCGTCGGACTCAATTGGTGGCCCCTCGTGCAAGCCGTGCAGTGGGAGTACCGCGACATGGTGGCGGAGCCCGTCTCCGAGTTCTTCACCCCTGGGGGCTGGAACAACGCGCTCTACGACGTCGTCGCGCGTCCCGACGGGTCCTTGGCGCGAGTCGCGAATCCCGCCGCAACCGCCTTTCGAAACCTGGCGGCGCTGCTGAGGCGCTGA
- a CDS encoding protein kinase → MRLEPGDVIGGKYRVLRLIGDGGMGAVYEAHHQMLGTNVALKFLHPELAKRPGLSSRFLQEARVSARIQSPHVTRVTDVDQTPSGVPFIVMELLSGESLQSLLDRRSKLPRDQAIDFALQILAGLEAAHALGVVHRDLKPDNVFITPSTGGPVVKLLDFGIAKLYDTSEYKKGLTRPGAIMGTPEYMAPEQLYSADKVDHRADLYSLGVLLYEMLAGERPAYGDDAATIVGKVAQGKVRRLSEHDKSLSGALAELVHRAMAPEKDARFASAAEMRLALANLAGELSQAGRLAATPPPSAVASSPPPAPKQTKTEELPPLVVKETPRKSAVPKTLPPEEDDTQPAEEGAPKGSTQEASKELIAEISRQTAQRHAVQEPRTAQGPVPVAAQHAHMHGPPPQMHAPPPGAFGPPQPRKRSGGVGALVALLLGLLLTGGVIFLVVALRDKKEDPAPINPLGDPTPTTTIAPQGETPAPQPPPFANPAPSPTPTPQKPTGGGPIVTPKKDAGAAAQDGGQATPFPTFPLPSGLPPLPSGLPPIPTTIPQFPWNPPPPPP, encoded by the coding sequence ATGCGACTCGAGCCCGGCGACGTCATTGGCGGCAAGTACCGCGTCCTGCGCCTGATCGGCGATGGCGGAATGGGCGCCGTGTACGAGGCGCACCACCAGATGCTCGGCACCAACGTGGCGTTGAAGTTCCTCCACCCGGAGCTGGCCAAGCGCCCCGGCCTGTCGTCTCGCTTCCTACAAGAGGCTCGGGTCTCGGCGCGAATTCAAAGCCCTCACGTCACGCGGGTAACGGACGTGGATCAGACGCCGAGCGGTGTCCCCTTCATCGTGATGGAGCTGCTGTCCGGTGAGTCGCTGCAGAGCCTGCTCGACCGCCGAAGCAAGCTCCCAAGAGACCAGGCCATCGATTTCGCGCTGCAGATCTTGGCAGGCCTGGAGGCTGCGCATGCACTGGGCGTCGTGCATCGCGACTTGAAGCCCGACAACGTCTTCATCACGCCAAGCACGGGCGGGCCCGTGGTGAAGCTGCTGGATTTCGGCATCGCCAAGCTCTACGACACCAGCGAGTACAAGAAGGGGTTGACGCGTCCGGGCGCCATCATGGGCACGCCGGAATACATGGCACCCGAGCAGCTCTACTCTGCGGACAAGGTCGACCATCGCGCGGACTTGTACTCGCTTGGAGTGCTGCTCTACGAAATGCTTGCGGGCGAACGCCCCGCCTACGGCGATGATGCAGCGACCATCGTTGGCAAGGTGGCACAGGGCAAAGTCCGTCGCCTCAGCGAGCACGACAAGTCGCTATCGGGCGCGCTTGCCGAACTCGTCCATCGCGCGATGGCACCCGAGAAGGACGCCCGCTTTGCCAGTGCTGCGGAGATGCGACTGGCGCTCGCGAACTTGGCGGGGGAGCTATCGCAGGCGGGACGCCTCGCGGCCACCCCACCGCCGTCCGCAGTGGCATCCTCGCCACCGCCCGCGCCCAAGCAGACCAAGACGGAAGAGCTTCCTCCCCTCGTGGTGAAGGAGACGCCCCGCAAGAGCGCAGTTCCCAAGACGCTTCCCCCGGAAGAGGACGACACCCAGCCGGCAGAGGAGGGTGCGCCCAAAGGAAGCACCCAGGAAGCATCGAAGGAGCTGATCGCGGAGATCTCGCGGCAGACCGCGCAGCGGCACGCAGTCCAGGAGCCGCGTACGGCACAGGGACCAGTGCCCGTGGCGGCGCAGCACGCGCACATGCACGGACCGCCTCCGCAGATGCACGCGCCTCCGCCCGGTGCTTTTGGCCCCCCCCAGCCCCGAAAGCGTTCGGGTGGCGTGGGCGCGTTGGTCGCGCTGCTCTTGGGATTGCTGTTGACCGGTGGCGTCATCTTTCTCGTCGTCGCGCTGCGTGACAAGAAGGAGGACCCGGCCCCGATCAACCCGCTGGGTGACCCGACACCCACGACCACGATCGCACCCCAGGGCGAGACGCCCGCTCCACAACCACCGCCTTTTGCGAATCCTGCGCCGAGCCCGACCCCGACGCCGCAAAAGCCGACGGGCGGCGGTCCCATCGTCACACCGAAGAAGGACGCGGGTGCTGCGGCGCAGGACGGTGGTCAAGCTACGCCGTTTCCCACTTTCCCATTGCCGAGCGGACTGCCCCCACTGCCGAGCGGACTGCCCCCGATCCCCACTACGATCCCACAGTTTCCCTGGAATCCCCCGCCGCCTCCGCCCTGA
- a CDS encoding N-acetyltransferase family protein, whose protein sequence is MPAALRPARAEDLPTIVAIYNHAVESGVATFDLEPVTVAEREPWLAAFGEKYPLFVAELETQVVGFAYYSKFREKPGYLHTVEVTVYVDPPAQGLGVGSELLQALVAHARERDVHVMVAVLGGDNPASLALHAKAGFHIVGQLYEVGRKFGRWVDITLMQKTISAGQ, encoded by the coding sequence ATGCCCGCCGCGCTTCGCCCCGCCCGAGCCGAAGACCTACCTACCATCGTCGCCATCTACAATCATGCCGTCGAAAGCGGTGTCGCCACCTTCGATCTAGAGCCGGTGACGGTAGCGGAGCGCGAACCTTGGCTTGCCGCCTTTGGGGAGAAGTATCCACTGTTCGTTGCGGAACTGGAGACGCAGGTCGTTGGGTTCGCCTACTATTCGAAGTTCCGTGAAAAGCCCGGCTACCTCCACACCGTGGAGGTGACCGTCTACGTCGACCCGCCGGCGCAAGGCCTAGGCGTTGGCAGTGAGCTGCTCCAAGCGTTGGTGGCGCACGCGCGAGAGCGGGACGTGCACGTAATGGTGGCGGTGCTTGGTGGAGACAACCCAGCCAGCCTCGCCCTGCATGCCAAGGCTGGCTTTCACATCGTTGGGCAACTGTACGAAGTCGGCCGCAAGTTCGGGCGCTGGGTCGACATCACCTTGATGCAAAAGACGATTTCAGCCGGTCAGTGA
- a CDS encoding protein kinase, which produces MAPRGSPSAAREECSLASDHKGVQLEPVCVIEQIPVAYRHAVNEKEIRGEVIPTPHNLAVHPELGRGGMGRIHPAMDRNLLRPVALKRLDAKLSQVPMYRDGFVAEAQITGQLEHPNIVPVHELSISPEGVPYFTMKLVQGVGLDVWLHDEEHPVGSTKRLQDGLEIFLKVCDAVAYAHYRGVIHRDLKPDNVMIANFGQVYLMDFGLARLTKTRPASGEDSQMEAPGPVGTPAYMAPEQARGNPADMDERSDVFGLGALLYEIVSGKTPYGEHKTAKSILKAAAAGKVVPIAAVTFGLDISKRLAAIVERAVAPDPKDRFQSVLELQEDVRRFLRGGLYLPSQVFMPGTLIMREGDVGDTAYMIVSGRCRVFRKLEDGDETLGTMEAGDVFGEMALLLDEPRAASVEAIEQVTVLVLDKRTMSEELGIEGWSSKLVRALAERFRNLEQQVRSSGMRRG; this is translated from the coding sequence ATGGCGCCGCGCGGATCGCCCAGCGCCGCGCGAGAGGAGTGCAGCTTGGCCAGCGACCACAAGGGCGTTCAGCTCGAGCCCGTTTGCGTGATCGAACAGATCCCCGTGGCCTATCGCCACGCCGTCAACGAAAAGGAGATCCGCGGGGAGGTCATTCCCACCCCGCACAACCTTGCCGTGCATCCCGAGCTCGGGCGTGGCGGCATGGGTCGGATCCACCCCGCCATGGACCGCAACCTGCTCCGTCCCGTCGCGTTGAAGCGCCTGGACGCCAAGCTGTCGCAAGTGCCCATGTACCGTGACGGTTTCGTCGCCGAAGCGCAGATCACCGGACAGCTCGAGCATCCGAACATCGTTCCCGTGCACGAGCTGTCGATCAGCCCCGAAGGCGTGCCCTACTTCACCATGAAGCTGGTGCAAGGCGTGGGGCTGGATGTGTGGCTGCATGACGAGGAGCATCCCGTGGGCTCTACCAAGCGCCTGCAAGACGGTCTGGAGATCTTTCTCAAGGTCTGCGACGCGGTTGCCTACGCGCACTACCGCGGTGTCATTCACCGCGACCTCAAGCCCGACAACGTCATGATCGCGAACTTTGGCCAGGTCTACCTCATGGACTTCGGCCTGGCGCGTCTGACCAAGACGCGACCCGCGTCGGGGGAAGATTCGCAGATGGAGGCGCCGGGCCCCGTGGGCACACCGGCGTACATGGCGCCCGAGCAGGCGCGGGGCAATCCCGCCGACATGGACGAACGTTCCGACGTTTTCGGGCTGGGCGCACTGCTCTACGAAATCGTCAGCGGAAAAACACCCTACGGCGAGCACAAGACCGCAAAGTCCATTCTCAAGGCTGCTGCGGCGGGCAAGGTGGTGCCGATCGCGGCCGTCACCTTTGGCTTGGACATCTCCAAGCGCCTTGCCGCCATCGTCGAGCGCGCCGTCGCCCCCGATCCCAAAGACCGCTTCCAGTCGGTGCTCGAACTCCAGGAAGACGTGCGCCGCTTCTTGCGCGGTGGCCTCTACCTCCCGAGCCAGGTGTTCATGCCTGGCACGCTGATCATGCGCGAAGGCGACGTGGGTGACACGGCCTACATGATCGTCAGCGGACGTTGCCGAGTCTTTCGCAAACTGGAGGACGGTGACGAGACCCTCGGTACCATGGAGGCTGGTGACGTCTTTGGTGAGATGGCGCTGCTCCTGGACGAACCACGAGCGGCGAGCGTAGAAGCCATCGAACAAGTCACGGTGCTCGTGCTCGACAAGCGCACCATGAGCGAAGAGCTTGGCATCGAGGGCTGGAGCAGCAAGCTCGTGCGCGCCCTGGCCGAACGCTTTCGCAACCTGGAACAACAGGTGCGCAGCTCCGGCATGCGGCGCGGCTGA